A genome region from Frankineae bacterium MT45 includes the following:
- a CDS encoding L-glyceraldehyde 3-phosphate reductase, whose translation MTYLAAPDRYDTMTYRRCGRSGVLLPAISLGLWHNFGDDKPFDVQRAILRRAFDAGVTHFDLANNYGPPYGSAETNFGRHYRDDFRPYRDELFLSTKAGYDMWPGPYGDHGSRKYLLSSLDQSLTRMGVDYVDVFYSHRFDPDTPLEETLGALDTAVRQGKALYAGISSYSGERTAQAVRILRDLGTPVLIHQPSYSLLNRWIEEDLLDTVGQEGIGLIAFSPLAQGMLTSKYLDGIPPESRMAQDKSLDPDLLSEQNLTHIRALNDLAATRGQSLAQLALAWCLRDQRVTSVLVGASSVAQLEDNLAALQNLEFSAEELAAIDRHAVEGGINLWKTSSDS comes from the coding sequence GTGACCTACCTAGCCGCCCCTGACCGCTACGACACGATGACCTACCGCCGCTGTGGCCGCAGCGGGGTGCTGCTGCCCGCCATCTCGCTCGGGCTCTGGCACAACTTCGGCGATGACAAGCCCTTCGACGTGCAGCGCGCGATCCTGCGGCGGGCCTTCGACGCCGGCGTCACCCACTTCGATCTGGCCAACAACTACGGGCCGCCCTACGGCAGCGCCGAGACCAACTTCGGCCGGCACTACCGCGACGACTTCCGCCCCTACCGCGATGAGCTCTTCCTCTCAACCAAGGCCGGGTACGACATGTGGCCGGGACCGTACGGCGACCACGGCTCGCGCAAATACCTGCTCTCGAGCCTGGACCAGTCGCTGACCCGGATGGGGGTCGACTACGTCGACGTCTTCTACTCCCACCGCTTCGACCCGGACACCCCGTTGGAGGAGACGCTCGGCGCGCTCGACACGGCCGTGCGTCAGGGGAAGGCGCTCTACGCCGGGATCTCCTCATACTCCGGCGAGCGGACCGCGCAGGCCGTCCGCATCCTGCGCGATCTCGGCACCCCGGTCCTCATCCATCAGCCCTCCTACTCCCTCCTCAACCGCTGGATCGAGGAGGACCTGCTCGACACCGTCGGCCAGGAGGGCATCGGCCTGATCGCCTTCTCGCCCCTGGCCCAGGGCATGCTCACCTCCAAGTACCTCGACGGCATCCCGCCCGAGTCACGGATGGCGCAGGACAAGTCGCTGGACCCGGACCTGCTAAGCGAGCAGAACCTCACCCACATCCGGGCGCTGAACGACCTCGCCGCCACCCGCGGGCAGTCGCTGGCCCAGCTCGCGCTGGCCTGGTGCCTACGTGATCAGCGGGTCACCTCGGTCCTGGTCGGGGCCAGCAGCGTGGCCCAGCTCGAGGACAACCTGGCCGCCCTGCAGAACCTGGAGTTCAGCGCCGAGGAGTTGGCGGCGATCGACCGGCACGCGGTTGAGGGTGGCATCAACCTCTGGAAGACGAGCTCGGATTCGTGA